The following are encoded in a window of Mycobacterium sp. ELW1 genomic DNA:
- a CDS encoding MlaD family protein, which yields MARRTLESYNKTWLGLIAVAVVTVIVGAMLIANAANISHRHYTAKFLQAAALQVGNPITIGGIQVGKVTSMKLAGDHVEAGLEVRDDIALGKESKAVIKVATILGSRYLALEPEDGGSLPDNTFDLSHTEVPYDLQAALADVTTTYEQVDTDAFATSLGVLGRQMQGLPAVVPQAMKNIQTLSTVIADRRDQLGDLLKSTDLISSTLERQHANIAAMINQGQELIGRFVDRSATFHAMIAALTNLVNTMSTTVVTNRGELDQTITNLRRLSDLLAQHDDLLRSTLQAGPVALRGFANASGTGNAVDFNTPNGIAIDSWMCAISGRAKQFGMISYFKDCK from the coding sequence ATGGCTAGGCGCACGCTGGAGAGTTACAACAAGACGTGGCTAGGGCTGATCGCCGTCGCTGTGGTCACGGTCATCGTCGGCGCCATGCTGATTGCCAACGCAGCCAACATTTCTCATCGGCACTACACGGCCAAGTTCCTCCAGGCCGCCGCCCTGCAGGTGGGCAACCCGATCACCATCGGCGGCATCCAGGTGGGCAAGGTCACCAGCATGAAGCTGGCCGGGGACCACGTCGAAGCCGGCTTGGAAGTGCGCGACGACATCGCGCTCGGCAAGGAGTCGAAAGCGGTCATCAAGGTCGCCACCATCCTGGGCTCGCGCTATCTGGCGCTGGAGCCTGAGGACGGTGGAAGCCTGCCCGACAACACCTTCGACCTGTCGCACACCGAGGTGCCCTACGACTTGCAGGCCGCACTGGCCGACGTGACGACCACCTATGAGCAGGTCGACACCGATGCGTTCGCGACGTCGCTGGGCGTCCTCGGCCGGCAGATGCAGGGCCTGCCCGCTGTCGTGCCGCAGGCCATGAAGAACATCCAGACGTTGTCGACGGTGATCGCCGATCGCCGAGACCAACTGGGTGACTTGCTGAAGAGCACCGATCTGATCAGCAGCACGCTGGAACGTCAGCACGCCAACATTGCCGCCATGATCAATCAGGGGCAGGAGCTGATCGGCCGGTTCGTGGATCGCAGTGCGACGTTTCACGCGATGATCGCGGCGCTGACCAACCTGGTCAACACGATGAGCACCACCGTGGTGACCAACCGAGGCGAACTGGACCAGACCATCACGAATCTGCGTCGGCTGTCAGACCTGTTGGCCCAGCATGACGATCTGCTCCGCAGCACCCTGCAGGCCGGTCCGGTAGCGCTGCGAGGCTTCGCCAATGCCAGCGGCACCGGAAACGCCGTCGACTTCAACACACCCAACGGCATCGCCATCGACTCGTGGATGTGCGCCATCAGCGGGCGGGCCAAGCAGTTCGGCATGATCTCCTACTTCAAGGACTGCAAGTGA
- a CDS encoding MlaD family protein, with translation MRFRAPLIGLSLFMVVAVTLTWLVYVTLRRDVAGPTTSYAAMFTDVYGLREGDDVRMAGVRVGRVEKIELAGKLAKVSFVVQNEQPLFGNTVASVTYQNIVGQRYLGLSLGTIGSPGPLAPDATIPVERTDPSFDVGTLLNGYEPLFSVLNPRDADNLTKGVIQSLQGDNASIVNLVNQTSTLTDTFAGRDQALGDVITQLNTVMTNLAKQNTSLDQVMSQTSKVVSDFNARRPELIDSTGTMARVLRQLSTISTSVNPALNDTITRQPGFTGHLVDIEPQLAFTGANLPLLLKGLARITNEGAYANAYACDLNGTGFFPGLNDITPIIVNAATPGNKAMYTPRCRNMANG, from the coding sequence ATGAGATTCCGTGCCCCGTTGATCGGGCTGTCGCTGTTCATGGTTGTGGCGGTGACACTGACGTGGCTGGTGTATGTGACGCTGCGCCGAGACGTCGCCGGCCCCACCACGTCGTACGCCGCGATGTTCACCGACGTCTACGGCCTTCGGGAAGGCGACGACGTCCGGATGGCCGGAGTGCGGGTGGGGCGCGTCGAAAAGATCGAATTGGCTGGGAAATTGGCCAAGGTGTCGTTCGTCGTCCAGAACGAGCAGCCCTTGTTCGGCAACACCGTCGCCTCGGTGACGTACCAGAACATCGTCGGCCAGCGGTACCTCGGGCTGTCACTCGGCACGATCGGCAGCCCGGGCCCGCTGGCGCCGGACGCCACCATCCCGGTCGAACGCACCGACCCGTCCTTCGACGTCGGCACGCTGCTCAACGGCTACGAGCCGCTGTTCAGCGTGCTGAACCCCCGTGACGCCGACAACCTGACCAAAGGCGTGATCCAATCGCTGCAGGGTGACAATGCCTCGATCGTGAACCTGGTGAACCAAACATCCACGCTGACCGACACATTCGCGGGGCGCGATCAGGCACTGGGTGACGTCATCACGCAGCTGAACACGGTGATGACCAACCTCGCCAAGCAGAACACGAGCCTCGACCAGGTGATGTCCCAGACCAGCAAGGTGGTGTCCGACTTCAACGCGCGGCGTCCCGAGCTGATCGACTCGACCGGCACGATGGCGCGGGTGCTGCGCCAGCTGTCCACCATCTCCACTTCGGTGAACCCTGCGCTGAACGACACGATCACCCGCCAGCCGGGTTTCACCGGGCATCTCGTCGACATCGAACCGCAGCTGGCATTCACCGGGGCCAACCTGCCGCTGCTGCTCAAAGGGCTGGCTCGGATCACCAACGAAGGCGCCTACGCCAACGCGTACGCCTGCGACCTGAACGGCACCGGATTCTTCCCCGGGCTCAACGACATCACCCCGATCATCGTCAACGCGGCAACCCCCGGGAACAAGGCGATGTACACCCCACGATGCAGGAACATGGCCAATGGCTAG
- a CDS encoding MlaD family protein yields MANSLDLDGRGPTDRQLLICGLAVVVVAALVTTLLLLKSNGKLDNYVRVVADLVNVGDGLPQKSDVKYHGVLVGSVDSVIPAANGHPNYVHIDLKPEYAGSIPATVTARVVPSNVFAVSSVQLVPAGAGPAIRSGEHIPEDTQLPTVLFQTTISKLRDVLAATGRGREDRSVGILAAVNAATENRRGKLLTGGAQLNRLLDQLNSVVSTDDGPSTVSALIDATHGLAQTAPDLVDALHQAVQPMQVLAEKRSALTALVTGGTHTVGTMRTALDNHIDQLTGISHDLTPVVGSLAMNAGKFVPAFTKLNGLSRKFFDEVWMPELDTGNMRVNLSLTPSYDYTRADCPRYGQLLGNSCYTAPKIVVRPDLPEMLLPQNYQPPKDLAPPPGTVVGAGGNLVAVGPPLINPTPNLADPNPPTPWWAPPFPAVPGTADPGNVPAAPAAPAPLPAEAGGS; encoded by the coding sequence ATGGCGAATTCCCTTGACTTGGACGGGCGCGGGCCCACCGACCGGCAGCTGCTGATCTGTGGGCTGGCGGTCGTCGTGGTCGCCGCCCTGGTGACGACGCTGCTGCTGCTCAAGTCGAACGGCAAGCTCGACAACTATGTTCGGGTGGTCGCCGATCTGGTCAACGTCGGCGACGGGTTGCCGCAGAAGTCGGACGTGAAGTATCACGGTGTCCTGGTCGGCTCGGTCGACAGCGTCATCCCCGCCGCCAACGGCCATCCCAACTACGTCCACATCGACCTGAAACCCGAATACGCCGGCTCCATCCCGGCGACGGTGACCGCACGGGTGGTCCCGTCCAACGTGTTCGCGGTCTCGTCGGTGCAACTCGTGCCCGCAGGCGCAGGGCCGGCGATCCGGTCCGGCGAGCACATTCCCGAGGACACCCAGCTACCGACCGTGCTGTTCCAGACCACCATCAGCAAGCTGCGAGATGTGCTGGCCGCCACGGGGCGCGGACGTGAGGACCGCAGCGTCGGCATCCTGGCCGCGGTCAACGCCGCCACCGAGAACCGGCGCGGGAAGCTGCTCACCGGGGGCGCCCAGTTGAATCGGCTACTGGACCAGTTGAACTCGGTGGTCAGCACCGATGACGGGCCCTCGACGGTGTCGGCGCTGATCGACGCCACTCATGGGCTGGCCCAGACCGCACCCGATCTGGTCGACGCCCTGCACCAGGCTGTGCAACCCATGCAGGTGCTGGCCGAAAAGCGTTCGGCGCTCACCGCCTTGGTGACCGGTGGCACGCACACTGTGGGCACGATGCGCACCGCGCTCGACAATCACATCGATCAGCTGACCGGTATCAGCCACGATCTGACACCGGTTGTGGGCAGCCTCGCGATGAATGCCGGCAAGTTCGTACCGGCATTCACCAAGCTGAACGGGTTGTCGCGCAAGTTCTTCGACGAGGTGTGGATGCCCGAGTTGGACACCGGCAACATGCGCGTGAACCTGTCACTGACACCGAGCTATGACTACACCCGCGCCGATTGCCCCCGGTACGGCCAACTGCTGGGTAACAGCTGCTACACCGCGCCGAAGATCGTGGTGCGGCCCGATCTGCCCGAGATGTTGCTGCCGCAGAACTACCAGCCGCCGAAGGATCTGGCCCCGCCCCCCGGCACTGTCGTCGGCGCAGGTGGCAACCTCGTCGCTGTCGGGCCGCCACTGATCAATCCAACTCCCAACCTGGCCGATCCGAATCCCCCGACGCCGTGGTGGGCCCCGCCGTTTCCTGCGGTGCCCGGCACCGCCGACCCGGGCAACGTGCCGGCGGCGCCCGCCGCACCTGCACCGCTGCCCGCCGAAGCCGGCGGATCGTGA
- a CDS encoding ABC transporter permease produces MLVFFIRAVAAVPIVLRHYRTEFARLLSDIAWGNGSLVVGGGTAGVALVLGVTVGAIVGIEGYNFLNLLGLGPATGIISSLVNTRELAPIAASLAFATQGGCRFTAQLGSMRIAEEIDALDSLAIRPIPYLVTTRLMASVVAVIPLYVLCLAVSYLTTQIVVEVISGGSNGAYMHYFTLMLSGTDILYSLLKAVVFVWIASTIQCYYGFYASGGPEGVGIAAGHAMRAAITVTIVVNMLMTMALWSVDAGARFGG; encoded by the coding sequence ATGCTGGTGTTCTTCATTCGCGCGGTCGCCGCGGTACCGATCGTGTTGCGCCACTACCGCACCGAGTTCGCCCGGCTGCTATCCGATATCGCCTGGGGCAACGGGTCATTGGTCGTCGGTGGCGGCACCGCAGGCGTCGCGTTGGTGCTGGGTGTGACGGTCGGCGCGATCGTCGGCATCGAAGGCTACAACTTTCTGAACCTGCTGGGCCTCGGGCCTGCGACCGGAATCATCTCGTCGTTGGTGAACACCCGCGAGTTGGCGCCGATCGCCGCGTCGCTGGCCTTCGCGACGCAGGGCGGCTGCCGGTTCACCGCGCAGCTGGGTTCCATGCGGATCGCCGAGGAGATCGACGCGCTGGACTCGCTGGCGATCCGCCCCATCCCCTACCTCGTCACCACCCGGTTGATGGCGTCGGTGGTCGCCGTGATCCCGCTCTACGTCTTGTGTTTGGCGGTGAGCTACCTGACCACCCAGATCGTGGTGGAGGTGATCAGCGGTGGATCGAACGGCGCGTACATGCACTACTTCACTCTGATGCTGTCCGGCACCGACATCCTGTACTCACTGCTGAAGGCCGTCGTGTTCGTCTGGATCGCCTCGACGATCCAGTGCTACTACGGCTTCTACGCCAGCGGCGGACCCGAGGGTGTCGGCATCGCGGCGGGCCATGCGATGCGCGCAGCCATCACGGTGACGATCGTGGTGAACATGCTCATGACCATGGCACTGTGGAGCGTCGACGCCGGAGCGAGGTTCGGCGGCTGA
- a CDS encoding ABC transporter permease produces MVTADNFPSADAAANPKAVDVVGEWTVGYVKRHPLASLATVGDQFVLGVRTLQYLFVDLVTGRFPLQEFVRQGAFMAGTAVVPTVLVALPVGVTLSIQFALLAGQVGATSLAGAASGLAVIRQAASLVAAILMAAAVGSAITADLGSRTMREEIDAMEVMGVSVIRRLVVPRFAAAIMIGVALTGVVCFVGFLASYLFNVYFQNGAPGSFVATFASFTTPGDMVLALLKAVVFGAIVAIVSSQKGLSTKGGPTGVANSVNAAVVESILILMIVNVAISQLYNMLFPRVGL; encoded by the coding sequence ATGGTGACGGCCGACAATTTTCCCTCTGCGGACGCTGCGGCCAACCCCAAAGCCGTGGACGTCGTCGGCGAATGGACCGTCGGCTATGTGAAGCGGCATCCCCTCGCATCACTGGCAACCGTGGGCGACCAGTTCGTCCTGGGCGTGAGAACGCTGCAGTACTTATTTGTCGACCTCGTCACCGGCCGTTTCCCGCTGCAGGAGTTCGTCCGCCAAGGCGCTTTCATGGCCGGAACGGCCGTGGTTCCGACCGTGCTGGTGGCCTTGCCGGTCGGCGTGACGCTGTCCATCCAGTTCGCGCTGCTTGCCGGGCAGGTGGGCGCCACCTCGCTGGCCGGCGCGGCCAGCGGCCTGGCCGTGATCCGGCAGGCCGCATCCCTGGTTGCGGCGATCCTGATGGCGGCCGCCGTCGGCTCAGCCATCACCGCTGATCTGGGCTCGCGGACGATGCGCGAAGAGATCGACGCCATGGAGGTCATGGGTGTCTCGGTGATCCGCCGTCTGGTCGTCCCACGGTTCGCCGCCGCGATCATGATCGGCGTGGCTCTGACCGGAGTGGTGTGCTTCGTCGGGTTCCTGGCCAGCTATCTGTTCAACGTCTACTTCCAGAACGGCGCCCCCGGCAGCTTCGTGGCCACCTTCGCCTCGTTCACCACGCCCGGCGACATGGTGCTCGCGCTGCTCAAGGCCGTGGTGTTCGGCGCCATCGTCGCGATCGTGTCCAGTCAAAAAGGGCTGTCCACCAAGGGTGGCCCGACCGGGGTGGCCAACTCGGTGAATGCCGCTGTCGTGGAATCGATTCTGATCCTGATGATCGTCAACGTCGCGATCAGCCAGCTGTACAACATGCTGTTCCCGCGAGTGGGGCTGTGA
- a CDS encoding fatty acid desaturase, which yields MAITDVADYAHLSQQDIDNLTAALDAIRSDIEDSRGARDAAYIRRTITFQRALDAGARLLIFGSRSRRGWLLGVASLAVAKSIENMEISHNVVHGQWDWMNDPEIHSTTWEWDMAGLSSQWQYSHNYRHHVFANVVGVDDDLGFGIMRVTRDVEWRPRNLMQPFRNALLAVIFEWGIALHGLHSEHERATNTEQRQGHTRALKAKIRRQVIKDYVAIPVLNGPRWRRALSANVAANIVRNLWAYTVIFCGHFPDGVATFTPEAIKDESKGEWYLRQMLGSANFTAGRVLAFLSGNLCYQIEHHLFPDLPSNRYAQIARRVRPLCDEYGLPYTTGSLLGQFLQVQRSILKLALPDRVA from the coding sequence ATCGCTATCACAGACGTCGCTGACTATGCGCATCTGAGCCAGCAGGACATCGATAACTTGACGGCCGCACTCGATGCGATCCGCAGCGATATCGAGGACTCCCGCGGCGCACGCGACGCCGCCTATATCCGTCGAACGATCACGTTCCAGAGGGCGCTGGATGCGGGCGCCCGCCTGTTGATCTTCGGCAGCCGATCACGGCGCGGGTGGCTTCTGGGGGTGGCATCTCTGGCCGTGGCCAAGAGCATCGAGAACATGGAGATCAGCCACAACGTTGTTCACGGACAATGGGATTGGATGAACGATCCCGAAATCCACTCCACCACCTGGGAGTGGGACATGGCCGGGCTCTCGTCGCAATGGCAGTACTCGCACAACTACCGCCACCACGTCTTCGCCAATGTCGTCGGTGTCGACGACGACCTCGGCTTCGGCATCATGCGGGTGACCCGCGATGTCGAATGGCGCCCGCGCAACCTGATGCAGCCGTTTCGTAACGCGCTGCTGGCCGTCATCTTCGAATGGGGCATCGCCCTGCACGGTCTGCATTCCGAACACGAACGCGCAACGAACACTGAGCAACGCCAAGGCCACACGCGCGCACTGAAGGCCAAGATTCGGCGTCAGGTCATCAAAGACTACGTTGCGATCCCGGTGCTCAACGGACCTCGTTGGCGGCGGGCGCTGTCGGCCAACGTCGCTGCCAATATCGTGCGCAATCTGTGGGCCTACACGGTGATCTTCTGCGGGCATTTTCCCGACGGCGTTGCGACATTCACGCCCGAAGCCATCAAGGACGAAAGCAAGGGCGAGTGGTACCTGCGCCAAATGCTGGGGAGCGCCAACTTCACGGCCGGGCGGGTGCTCGCCTTCCTCAGCGGAAACCTGTGCTACCAGATCGAGCACCATCTGTTTCCCGATCTGCCGAGCAATCGCTACGCCCAGATCGCCCGACGGGTTCGCCCGTTGTGCGATGAGTACGGGCTGCCGTACACCACCGGCTCGCTGCTGGGCCAGTTCCTTCAGGTCCAGCGCAGCATCCTGAAGTTGGCACTGCCCGACCGCGTCGCCTGA
- a CDS encoding GAF and ANTAR domain-containing protein has translation MTILDDLVAAVDGQRGVKAADRLCEACVLLLDIDAAAISLVFDGANAGTLGSSGASARAYDELQFTYGEGPCLDSVLQQGPVVVVDLAHPGEARWPSYGRAMLEHRIRGVFAMPVLVAGEYVGALDLFRAHPGALAGEQLAGAAAAAELAGIPVLDLLVGDLQAAVDDPSSNAWAELCTLSRAEVSQATGMLVAQLDVDPTEALVRLRAHAYATGRTATEVARDIIDRRLRLETDR, from the coding sequence TTGACGATCCTGGACGACCTTGTTGCGGCCGTCGACGGCCAGCGTGGAGTGAAAGCCGCCGACCGGCTTTGTGAAGCGTGTGTGCTGCTGCTCGACATCGATGCCGCCGCGATCTCGCTCGTCTTCGACGGTGCGAACGCGGGCACGCTGGGCTCCAGCGGTGCTTCGGCCCGCGCGTACGACGAATTGCAGTTCACCTACGGCGAGGGACCGTGCCTGGACTCGGTCCTCCAGCAGGGCCCGGTGGTGGTGGTCGATCTGGCCCACCCCGGTGAAGCCCGTTGGCCCAGTTACGGACGGGCCATGCTGGAACATCGGATCCGCGGAGTGTTTGCGATGCCGGTACTGGTAGCTGGTGAGTACGTCGGCGCCTTGGACCTCTTCCGGGCGCATCCGGGCGCCTTGGCGGGTGAACAATTAGCAGGCGCGGCAGCTGCCGCGGAGTTGGCCGGCATCCCGGTGCTGGATCTACTGGTCGGCGACTTGCAGGCGGCCGTCGATGATCCCAGCAGCAATGCGTGGGCGGAGCTGTGCACGCTGAGTCGCGCCGAGGTCAGCCAGGCAACCGGAATGTTGGTGGCGCAATTGGACGTAGACCCCACCGAGGCGTTGGTGCGGCTGCGTGCCCACGCCTACGCAACGGGTCGCACTGCGACCGAAGTCGCCCGCGACATCATCGACCGGCGGCTCAGACTGGAGACGGACCGATGA
- a CDS encoding GAF and ANTAR domain-containing protein encodes MSDDLRETRVLSGVVSLVDSLLDDFDVVDLLTELTERCAELLDIASAGFLLADPLRRLHLVAATSERTRDLELFQLQAEQGPCIDCYRTGEPVVVPDIATQVDRWPRFAPAAAEAGFAAVHALPMRAAGVVLGALNLFDTRPGGLSEADRLVAQTLAHIACVAVLQEHSPTLDTVVSPLRSAVISRTVVEQAKGFVSEVLGVSMDEAFRLLRTHSRARGEHLTDVARRLMRDRHTRPELIRALTELAHGQKRQ; translated from the coding sequence GTGAGCGATGACCTTCGCGAGACTCGCGTGCTCAGCGGGGTGGTATCACTGGTCGACAGTCTGCTCGACGATTTCGACGTTGTGGACCTGCTGACCGAACTGACTGAACGCTGTGCCGAACTGCTCGACATCGCGTCGGCGGGATTTCTGCTCGCCGATCCACTGCGGCGACTTCATCTGGTGGCCGCCACCTCGGAGCGGACGCGGGATCTCGAGCTGTTTCAACTGCAGGCCGAGCAGGGGCCCTGCATCGACTGCTACCGGACCGGCGAGCCGGTCGTGGTGCCCGACATCGCCACTCAGGTCGACCGGTGGCCGCGGTTCGCCCCGGCCGCGGCGGAGGCCGGCTTTGCGGCAGTGCACGCCCTACCGATGCGCGCAGCCGGCGTGGTGCTCGGAGCGCTGAACTTGTTCGACACCCGGCCCGGTGGACTCAGCGAAGCGGATCGACTGGTCGCTCAGACCCTCGCTCACATCGCGTGTGTGGCTGTGCTGCAGGAACATTCGCCCACTCTCGATACCGTGGTGTCGCCGCTGAGGTCCGCCGTCATCAGCCGCACGGTCGTGGAGCAGGCCAAGGGATTTGTCAGCGAGGTGCTCGGTGTCTCGATGGATGAGGCATTCCGGCTGCTGCGCACCCACAGCCGGGCGCGCGGCGAGCATCTGACGGATGTCGCGCGGCGGCTGATGAGAGACCGGCATACCCGGCCGGAGTTGATCCGGGCACTCACCGAACTTGCCCACGGACAAAAGCGGCAGTGA
- a CDS encoding GAF and ANTAR domain-containing protein, giving the protein MDDYDVQPGRKTPPEPELSPAQLHSDELDLNAGLSGLAGIVADAASVDEMLGQVAQFAVQAIPGADGAGVTVIEPHRPASVDDLRIQAWSVTADFIKTIDALQYDKLGEGPCITCIRSGRPAISGSLGSDSRWPHFGGSVARMGVHSVLALPLTVGDRVIGAINSYAYGRDAFTEHAVHLGTQFAGPAAVSVYNAQLLASTRLRTTQLQQALRSRAVIDQAIGIIRSRSGGTAQEAFERLTRISQREHIKLADVAEQLVDEAVRRARARQQ; this is encoded by the coding sequence ATGGACGACTACGACGTGCAGCCGGGCCGCAAAACGCCCCCGGAACCAGAGCTCTCCCCGGCGCAGCTCCACTCTGACGAACTTGACCTGAACGCCGGGCTCAGCGGTTTGGCGGGAATTGTCGCGGACGCCGCCAGCGTCGACGAAATGCTGGGCCAGGTAGCACAATTCGCGGTTCAGGCGATACCGGGAGCCGATGGTGCCGGCGTCACGGTGATCGAGCCCCACCGCCCGGCTTCGGTCGACGACTTACGCATCCAGGCGTGGTCGGTGACTGCGGACTTCATCAAGACCATCGACGCCCTGCAGTACGACAAGCTCGGCGAGGGGCCGTGCATCACCTGCATCCGGTCCGGACGACCGGCGATCAGCGGTTCGCTGGGCAGCGACAGCCGCTGGCCGCATTTCGGCGGTTCGGTGGCCCGCATGGGCGTGCACTCGGTACTGGCACTGCCGCTGACCGTCGGTGACCGGGTCATCGGCGCGATCAACTCCTACGCCTACGGCCGCGACGCGTTCACCGAACACGCCGTCCATCTGGGGACCCAATTCGCCGGTCCCGCAGCGGTATCGGTGTACAACGCGCAACTGCTGGCCAGCACCCGACTGCGCACGACGCAGTTGCAACAGGCATTGCGCAGCCGGGCGGTGATCGACCAGGCGATCGGCATCATCCGCAGCCGTTCCGGCGGCACCGCGCAGGAGGCCTTCGAGCGGCTCACCCGTATCAGCCAGCGGGAGCACATCAAATTGGCTGACGTCGCCGAGCAGCTCGTCGACGAGGCGGTCCGGCGGGCCCGGGCACGTCAGCAGTGA
- a CDS encoding fatty acyl-AMP ligase, whose protein sequence is MSQFTETMLSNAQWSMKGMVTGEPDAPVRHSWAEVHARASRIAGGLAAAGVGHGDAVAVLAGYPVDIAPTAQGIWIRGASVTMLHQPTPRTDLLRWAEETMAVLETIDAVAVVVGEPFLPAVPLLTERGIRVVVAGELLKANPVRAVDSRDDDLALMQLTSGSTGSPKAVQITHANVVSNAEAMFVGAEVDVESDVIVSWLPCFHDMGMTGFLTVPMYFGVELIKMTPMDFLRDNLLWVKLIDKYKGTMTAAPNFAYKLLAKRLRSLASPGQFDLSSLRWALSGAEQVDPADVEDLCDAGAPHGLRPEAILPAYGMAETTVAASFSTCGVGMTVDEIDADLLAVLHRAVPATRGNTRRLVTLGPPLNGLEARILDEDGALLPARGVGVIHLRGEPVTPGYTTVAGFISAQDDQGWYDTGDLGYLTESGEIVVCGRLKDVIIMAGRNIYPTDIERAAARVDGVRPGCAVAVRLDAGHSRESFAVAVECKNFDDHDEVRRIEHQVIHEVVVEVNARPRNVVVLAPGVIPKTPSGKLRRAHALALVT, encoded by the coding sequence TTGAGCCAGTTCACCGAAACCATGCTCAGTAACGCCCAATGGAGCATGAAAGGGATGGTGACGGGCGAGCCCGACGCCCCCGTGCGCCACAGCTGGGCCGAGGTGCACGCGCGCGCCAGCCGGATTGCCGGCGGCCTGGCGGCCGCAGGTGTCGGCCACGGCGATGCCGTCGCGGTGCTCGCCGGATATCCCGTCGACATCGCGCCGACCGCTCAGGGCATCTGGATCCGAGGCGCCAGCGTCACGATGCTGCACCAGCCGACGCCGCGCACCGACCTGCTGCGCTGGGCTGAGGAGACGATGGCGGTCCTCGAGACCATCGACGCCGTAGCCGTCGTCGTCGGCGAGCCGTTCCTGCCGGCGGTGCCGCTGCTCACTGAGCGGGGAATCCGGGTGGTGGTCGCGGGCGAACTACTGAAAGCCAACCCGGTGCGTGCCGTGGACTCCCGCGACGACGACCTGGCCCTGATGCAACTGACCTCGGGTTCGACCGGCTCTCCCAAGGCGGTCCAGATCACGCACGCCAACGTCGTCTCGAACGCCGAGGCGATGTTCGTCGGCGCCGAAGTGGACGTCGAGTCCGACGTGATCGTCAGCTGGCTGCCGTGCTTCCACGACATGGGCATGACGGGATTCCTGACCGTGCCGATGTACTTCGGCGTCGAGCTCATCAAGATGACCCCGATGGACTTCCTCCGCGATAACCTGTTGTGGGTCAAGCTGATTGACAAATACAAGGGCACCATGACCGCAGCCCCGAACTTTGCCTACAAGCTGTTGGCAAAGCGGCTGCGCAGCCTCGCTTCCCCCGGCCAATTCGATTTGTCGTCACTGCGGTGGGCGCTGTCGGGTGCCGAGCAGGTCGATCCGGCCGATGTCGAGGACCTGTGTGATGCCGGTGCACCGCACGGGCTGCGACCGGAGGCGATACTGCCCGCCTACGGCATGGCCGAGACGACCGTGGCCGCGTCGTTCTCCACGTGCGGCGTGGGCATGACCGTCGACGAGATCGACGCGGACCTGCTGGCAGTCCTGCACCGTGCCGTACCCGCAACCCGCGGCAACACCAGGCGCCTGGTGACACTCGGCCCCCCGCTGAACGGGCTGGAGGCCCGCATCCTCGACGAGGACGGCGCACTGCTGCCCGCCCGCGGAGTCGGCGTCATCCACCTGCGGGGCGAGCCGGTCACGCCGGGATACACCACGGTCGCCGGGTTCATCTCGGCGCAGGACGATCAGGGCTGGTACGACACCGGCGACCTGGGCTACCTGACCGAGAGTGGCGAGATCGTCGTCTGCGGCCGGCTCAAGGACGTCATCATCATGGCCGGGCGGAATATCTATCCGACCGATATCGAACGCGCCGCCGCCCGCGTCGACGGAGTGCGCCCGGGCTGCGCGGTAGCCGTCCGGCTCGATGCGGGGCATTCCCGCGAATCGTTCGCAGTGGCGGTGGAATGCAAGAATTTCGATGACCACGACGAGGTCCGCCGGATCGAACACCAGGTGATCCACGAGGTGGTGGTGGAAGTCAACGCCCGGCCGCGCAACGTGGTGGTGCTCGCCCCGGGAGTCATCCCCAAGACCCCGTCCGGCAAACTGCGACGCGCTCACGCGCTGGCGTTGGTCACCTGA